One window from the genome of Dermochelys coriacea isolate rDerCor1 chromosome 19, rDerCor1.pri.v4, whole genome shotgun sequence encodes:
- the GJA9 gene encoding gap junction alpha-9 protein isoform X3 — translation MVHKGHRVSLVYLAGVIGGSLASSVCDPLQALVGASGGVYALIGGYFMNVLVNFREMIPLFGVFRLLLIGIIVGTDMGFALYRRFIAPVNGPQC, via the exons ATGGTTCATAAAGGGCATCGGGTTAGTCTGGTGTATCTCGCAGGAGTGATTGGAG GTTCCTTGGCTAGCTCAGTCTGTGATCCCCTCCAGGCTCTCGTAGGGGCTTCAGGAGGAGTCTATGCTCTCATTGGAGGATACTTTATGAATGTTTTAGTG aACTTCAGAGAAATGATTCCTTTGTTTGGAGTCTTCAGATTGCTCCTCATCGGGATTATAG TTGGAACAGATATGGGATTTGCTCTGTACAGAAGATTTATAGCTCCTGTGAATGGGCCTCAA
- the GJA9 gene encoding gap junction alpha-9 protein isoform X2: MVHKGHRVSLVYLAGVIGGSLASSVCDPLQALVGASGGVYALIGGYFMNVLVNFREMIPLFGVFRLLLIGIIVGTDMGFALYRRFIAPVNGPQVSFVAHIAGGLAGMSIGYVIFSCFDKNFIKDPRFWISIVAYLVFLVFAVFFNIFLSPAN; the protein is encoded by the exons ATGGTTCATAAAGGGCATCGGGTTAGTCTGGTGTATCTCGCAGGAGTGATTGGAG GTTCCTTGGCTAGCTCAGTCTGTGATCCCCTCCAGGCTCTCGTAGGGGCTTCAGGAGGAGTCTATGCTCTCATTGGAGGATACTTTATGAATGTTTTAGTG aACTTCAGAGAAATGATTCCTTTGTTTGGAGTCTTCAGATTGCTCCTCATCGGGATTATAG TTGGAACAGATATGGGATTTGCTCTGTACAGAAGATTTATAGCTCCTGTGAATGGGCCTCAA GTGTCCTTTGTGGCTCACATTGCTGGTGGCCTAGCTGGGATGTCAATAGGTTATGTCATTTTCAGCTGTTTTGATAAGAACTTTATAAAAGATCCAAGATTTTGGATCTCCATTGTTGCTTATTTAGTCTTTCTGGTGTTTGCtgtatttttcaacatctttctttCACCAGCAAACTAA